One window of the Chloroflexia bacterium SDU3-3 genome contains the following:
- a CDS encoding carbon-nitrogen hydrolase family protein, whose product MHPAATITAVVAQHTPAMDICRNLAAIRAALGDAPPDALVVLPEGALSGYAEDPAFLGEIDPAMLAQALAALRDEAERRRVHLVFGSCIYEQGRWYNAGIYHGPRREQFVYRKVNLAIGERGAFSAGGRLETTTLEIAGQQVRLGIQLCREIRFPEQWQALARAGAQVFAYMTNAVGNQSQAPVWRSHLVSRAAENQRYVVCANAAHAAQKCPSIIVAPSGAVLWETLSAEDARGVAQLDLDAVSDWYLSQSRRDLVEG is encoded by the coding sequence ATGCATCCCGCAGCCACTATCACCGCCGTCGTCGCCCAGCACACGCCCGCCATGGACATCTGCCGCAACCTCGCCGCCATCCGCGCCGCGCTCGGCGATGCCCCGCCTGACGCCCTGGTGGTGCTACCCGAGGGCGCGCTCTCGGGCTACGCCGAAGATCCGGCCTTCCTAGGCGAGATCGACCCCGCGATGCTGGCCCAGGCCCTGGCCGCGCTGCGCGACGAGGCCGAGCGCCGCCGCGTGCATCTGGTCTTCGGGTCGTGCATCTACGAGCAGGGGCGCTGGTACAACGCGGGGATCTACCACGGGCCACGGCGCGAGCAGTTCGTGTACCGCAAGGTGAACCTGGCCATCGGCGAGCGCGGCGCGTTCAGCGCCGGGGGTCGCCTAGAAACGACGACGCTGGAGATCGCAGGCCAGCAGGTGCGCCTAGGCATCCAGCTGTGCCGCGAGATCCGCTTCCCCGAGCAGTGGCAGGCGCTGGCCCGCGCCGGGGCGCAGGTGTTCGCCTACATGACCAACGCGGTGGGCAACCAGAGCCAGGCCCCGGTGTGGCGCAGCCACCTTGTCAGCCGCGCCGCCGAAAACCAGCGCTACGTGGTGTGCGCCAACGCCGCCCACGCCGCCCAAAAGTGCCCTAGCATCATCGTCGCGCCCAGCGGCGCGGTGCTGTGGGAGACCCTCTCGGCGGAGGATGCGCGCGGGGTCGCCCAGCTCGATCTCGACGCCGTGTCGGACTGGTACCTCAGCCAGTCGCGGCGCGACCTGGTCGAGGGGTGA